Proteins from a genomic interval of Niabella soli DSM 19437:
- a CDS encoding vWA domain-containing protein has translation MAIIPFLIWQYLKKDKTGKGAILASNINYKIPSTFKTRFRHLPFILRMLAIALLITALARPQHQQQLSRSEGQGIDIMLTMDVSGSMLTQDIKPRRFTVAKEVAIDFVKKRPTDRIGLVIFSGEAFTKVPLTFDKRTLLEQLQDLKVMDGGYIEPGTLIGEGLATAVSRIRKGTSKTKVIILLTDGKEDAPPTRIIDPQTALEIAKANNVRVYCIGLGVSEFTEDQMADGVRNFLDEDLLKKIANETGGRYYHAVDRNSLQAIYSQIDKLEKTKVEVIQYKKTEEMFLPLVLAVLALLFLEIILRYTVFRRFP, from the coding sequence ATGGCAATCATCCCTTTCCTCATCTGGCAATATCTTAAAAAGGATAAAACAGGAAAGGGCGCGATATTGGCTTCGAATATTAATTACAAGATACCATCTACGTTTAAAACCCGGTTTCGCCATCTTCCGTTTATTTTACGCATGCTGGCAATTGCGCTTTTAATAACGGCGTTGGCACGTCCGCAGCATCAGCAACAACTATCCAGGAGCGAAGGACAGGGGATCGATATTATGCTGACTATGGACGTTAGCGGAAGTATGCTGACGCAGGACATCAAACCCCGCAGGTTTACGGTGGCAAAGGAAGTAGCAATTGATTTTGTAAAGAAAAGGCCCACGGACCGGATCGGGCTGGTGATCTTTTCAGGCGAGGCCTTTACTAAAGTGCCGCTTACATTTGATAAGCGTACACTTTTAGAACAATTGCAGGACCTTAAGGTGATGGACGGGGGCTACATTGAACCGGGCACATTGATAGGGGAAGGCCTGGCAACGGCAGTAAGCCGGATCCGGAAGGGAACCAGCAAAACCAAAGTGATCATTTTATTAACAGACGGAAAGGAAGATGCGCCACCCACACGCATTATCGATCCTCAAACGGCGCTCGAAATTGCAAAGGCTAATAATGTACGGGTGTATTGCATTGGGTTGGGGGTAAGTGAATTTACGGAAGACCAGATGGCAGACGGTGTGCGCAATTTTCTTGACGAAGATCTGTTAAAAAAGATCGCCAATGAAACCGGCGGCCGCTATTATCATGCGGTAGACAGAAACTCTTTACAGGCTATTTACAGCCAGATCGATAAACTGGAAAAAACCAAGGTGGAGGTAATACAATACAAAAAAACGGAGGAGATGTTCCTTCCCCTGGTGCTGGCGGTACTGGCGCTTTTATTCCTGGAAATTATCCTGCGTTATACGGTTTTCAGAAGATTTCCATAA